A stretch of Thermoplasmata archaeon DNA encodes these proteins:
- the arcS gene encoding archaeosine synthase subunit alpha, whose protein sequence is MLEILHRGGLGRNATWLRGGRSTPLPTVLFVDLPARRAPEYAEVLFVRERTADSRPQIRVSGSVFAPRPADHPDDLPPTRGVPASLPDLDMPPAAPTGDLAIVAGGSDLEAAKAADGVFLANGPEFERSPRDFVEAVRRVREELGPGKVLAVAGLATPSNLAVLVYAGIDVVDSSRMGLDSARGFFHTADGALPLAEADRQACGCPACTAGEDLAAHNERALFREMLLVRNHIAHGRLRELVERRLANAPWNTAVLRHLDLRGYDLVEPYTPVAGGELLAYSRESLTRPEVVRFRRRVRDRYARPPSARILLLLPCSARKPYSLSRSHRRFRDAILASKNPSVVHEVIVTSPLGLIPRELERFYPARSYDIPVTGDWSRDEAAVLAEDLRAYVEANHYDAVVAHLGAEMPIVQEALPDAIRSSKERPASDESLASLTAALNGATAGHERVARGSRFAEEMARIARFQFGDPGVALVDGATFRGRFPNVRIAQGGRQVAMHTGRGMLSLTLEGGAILSNRDAYWVEIEDFLPKGNVFAVGVVDAAKEVRPGDEVVVRNAGAVRAVGTARLTAREMVDLRRGEAVHVRHVLEVPP, encoded by the coding sequence ATGCTGGAAATCCTCCACCGAGGCGGCCTCGGGCGAAACGCAACATGGTTGCGAGGCGGCCGGTCGACGCCCCTCCCGACGGTCCTCTTCGTGGACCTCCCCGCCCGAAGGGCGCCCGAGTACGCCGAGGTCCTGTTCGTGCGGGAACGCACGGCGGACTCGCGGCCGCAGATCCGGGTCAGCGGAAGCGTCTTCGCCCCCCGTCCCGCCGACCATCCGGACGATCTCCCGCCCACGCGAGGCGTGCCGGCCTCGCTGCCGGACCTCGACATGCCCCCGGCCGCTCCCACCGGTGACCTCGCGATCGTCGCCGGCGGGTCCGACCTCGAGGCCGCGAAAGCCGCAGACGGCGTGTTCCTCGCGAACGGGCCCGAGTTCGAGCGGTCGCCGCGCGACTTCGTCGAGGCGGTGCGGCGCGTGCGGGAGGAGCTCGGCCCTGGGAAGGTCCTCGCGGTCGCGGGCCTTGCGACGCCGTCGAACCTCGCGGTCCTCGTCTACGCTGGAATCGATGTCGTCGATTCGAGCCGGATGGGGCTTGACAGCGCGCGGGGTTTCTTTCACACCGCTGACGGCGCGCTCCCCCTGGCGGAAGCGGACCGACAGGCGTGCGGCTGCCCCGCATGTACAGCGGGGGAGGACCTCGCGGCGCACAACGAACGCGCGCTGTTCCGTGAGATGCTCCTCGTTCGGAATCACATCGCCCACGGGCGCCTCCGGGAGCTCGTCGAGCGTCGCCTCGCGAACGCGCCGTGGAACACCGCCGTTCTTCGGCATCTCGACCTGCGCGGGTACGATCTCGTGGAGCCGTACACGCCCGTCGCCGGGGGGGAGCTCCTCGCGTACTCGCGGGAGTCGCTCACGCGGCCCGAGGTCGTTCGATTCCGGCGTCGGGTGCGGGACCGGTATGCGAGGCCGCCGTCCGCGCGGATCCTCCTCTTGCTGCCGTGCTCCGCCCGCAAGCCGTACTCCCTGAGTCGGAGCCACCGCCGGTTCCGTGACGCAATCTTGGCTTCGAAGAATCCCTCCGTCGTGCACGAGGTCATCGTCACCTCGCCGCTCGGCCTAATCCCGCGGGAGCTCGAGCGCTTCTATCCCGCCCGCTCGTACGACATTCCCGTCACCGGCGACTGGAGCCGGGACGAGGCCGCGGTCCTGGCCGAAGACCTCCGGGCCTACGTCGAAGCGAATCACTACGATGCGGTGGTCGCGCACCTGGGCGCGGAGATGCCGATCGTCCAAGAGGCGCTTCCCGATGCAATCCGATCCTCGAAGGAACGCCCGGCATCGGACGAATCCCTCGCCTCGCTCACGGCCGCGCTGAACGGGGCGACGGCTGGGCATGAGCGCGTGGCGAGAGGAAGCCGCTTCGCAGAAGAGATGGCGCGCATCGCACGCTTCCAGTTCGGCGATCCTGGCGTTGCCCTCGTCGACGGAGCGACGTTCCGCGGTCGCTTCCCGAACGTCCGAATCGCGCAAGGCGGTCGGCAGGTCGCGATGCACACGGGCCGTGGGATGCTGTCGCTCACGCTCGAAGGCGGTGCGATCCTGTCGAACCGGGACGCGTACTGGGTCGAGATCGAAGACTTCCTCCCGAAGGGGAACGTCTTCGCGGTCGGGGTCGTCGACGCCGCGAAGGAGGTTCGGCCGGGCGATGAGGTCGTCGTGCGTAACGCCGGAGCGGTCCGCGCGGTCGGCACGGCGCGGCTCACCGCTCGCGAGATGGTCGACCTACGAAGGGGAGAGGCCGTCCATGTGCGTCATGTCCTCGAGGTTCCGCCTTGA
- a CDS encoding DUF835 domain-containing protein has translation MQRLLWPLLLAFEEDELLRDLLFGKKKDLEEGRAYLVKERKPEKGLAYFHRAIDAGWRPMYITRQHPNHVVRRRGEREIRVVWLSTTLGKDYIDPHNLNSLSNLVGSFVNDGPRAVVLLDGIEYLMINNDFARILHFLEYVNEQIALHRAALILSVDDRAFEAKELALIERNTSALE, from the coding sequence ATGCAGCGGCTTCTGTGGCCGCTCCTGCTCGCGTTCGAGGAGGACGAACTTCTCAGAGACCTGCTCTTCGGCAAGAAGAAGGACCTCGAGGAAGGGCGCGCCTACCTCGTCAAGGAGCGCAAGCCGGAGAAAGGCCTCGCCTACTTCCACCGGGCGATCGACGCCGGGTGGCGTCCGATGTACATCACGCGGCAGCATCCGAACCACGTCGTCCGCCGGCGCGGAGAGCGCGAGATCCGCGTGGTCTGGCTGTCGACGACCCTCGGCAAGGACTACATCGACCCGCACAACCTGAACAGCCTCAGCAACCTCGTCGGGAGCTTCGTGAACGACGGTCCGAGGGCGGTCGTCCTCCTGGACGGGATCGAGTATCTCATGATCAACAACGATTTCGCGCGGATCTTGCACTTCCTCGAGTACGTCAACGAACAGATTGCACTGCACCGGGCGGCGCTCATCCTGAGCGTCGACGACCGCGCGTTCGAGGCGAAGGAACTCGCGTTGATCGAGCGCAACACGTCGGCCCTCGAGTGA
- a CDS encoding zinc-ribbon domain-containing protein, giving the protein MTLRASSARVAVASLALTFGILSAFALIASAAASFTWTSQSDFLSGRLTDLDASTSPGDLLLARTVTDWARSPANPVFGPGTGWEADWVDSPTVLYEGGLYKMWYQGCVGVQCAIGYATSSDGVAWTRYPSNPVYTGNPFGWDQNLGNPVVIHDGALYKMWYAGDGPVAIQIGYATSPDGISWTRYGSAPVLSGLAPWDSATTSTPVVVREGSTYTMYFSGHSGDYTYRMGRATSPDGINWTEDPANPLMSPDVSWEESRVHPTGIVVGSSGYELYYTGGFPLPQIGHATSTDGRTWTRDAANPVLRVGASGAWDGAGVAVAKTVTVGSETRMYFGGTSGGWSWRIGVATFRPGGAITYAATGVFASAVVDSGTATTSWDTVDWSGTVSAETGIGVSVWVGNTSMPDFSWSSPSPPVLFPGPAGLHLPRARFAQVVAAPVTLNASITPRLDRITLTYREPSPPPSELSLIFSGGLSLVLLILVPVILAMVAITALLIRQSSGPAPPRPQAPAIPTCVYCGAMNPLDHRFCMNCGRELPLVGPMTWH; this is encoded by the coding sequence TTGACGCTCCGCGCCTCGTCCGCCCGCGTGGCCGTCGCCTCGCTCGCACTGACGTTTGGGATCCTCTCCGCGTTCGCGCTCATCGCATCGGCGGCTGCCTCTTTCACGTGGACGAGTCAATCCGACTTCCTGTCCGGCCGACTGACGGACCTCGACGCGTCGACGTCGCCCGGCGATCTGCTCCTCGCGCGGACCGTGACCGACTGGGCCCGGTCCCCGGCGAATCCCGTGTTCGGCCCCGGGACGGGATGGGAGGCGGACTGGGTCGATTCCCCGACGGTCCTCTACGAAGGCGGCCTTTACAAGATGTGGTATCAGGGGTGCGTCGGGGTCCAGTGCGCCATCGGATACGCAACCAGCTCAGACGGCGTCGCGTGGACCCGCTACCCATCGAACCCCGTGTATACGGGCAACCCCTTCGGGTGGGACCAAAACCTCGGCAACCCGGTCGTGATTCACGACGGGGCCCTCTACAAGATGTGGTATGCGGGGGACGGGCCGGTCGCGATCCAGATCGGGTACGCGACCTCGCCGGACGGGATCAGTTGGACGCGGTACGGGAGTGCGCCGGTGCTCAGCGGCCTTGCGCCGTGGGATAGCGCCACCACGAGCACGCCCGTCGTAGTCCGAGAAGGCTCCACGTACACCATGTACTTCTCGGGCCACTCCGGGGACTACACGTACCGGATGGGGCGCGCCACTTCTCCGGACGGAATCAACTGGACGGAAGACCCCGCGAATCCGCTGATGTCCCCCGACGTCTCGTGGGAGGAGTCGCGCGTTCATCCCACCGGCATCGTCGTCGGATCCTCCGGCTACGAGCTGTACTACACGGGCGGTTTCCCGCTCCCGCAGATTGGCCATGCCACGTCGACCGACGGTCGGACCTGGACGAGAGACGCGGCGAACCCGGTCTTGCGGGTCGGCGCCTCGGGAGCATGGGACGGCGCCGGGGTCGCCGTCGCGAAGACCGTCACGGTCGGGAGCGAGACGCGGATGTACTTTGGCGGTACCAGCGGGGGCTGGAGCTGGCGGATCGGGGTCGCGACCTTCAGGCCCGGCGGCGCGATTACGTACGCGGCCACGGGCGTCTTCGCGTCCGCCGTCGTCGATTCCGGCACGGCGACGACGTCGTGGGATACCGTCGACTGGTCTGGGACCGTTTCAGCCGAAACCGGAATCGGGGTGAGCGTGTGGGTCGGCAACACCTCCATGCCCGATTTCTCCTGGTCCAGTCCATCCCCGCCCGTCCTCTTCCCGGGTCCCGCGGGGCTGCACCTCCCGCGCGCGCGGTTCGCGCAGGTCGTCGCCGCGCCCGTGACGTTGAACGCGTCGATAACGCCACGGCTCGATCGGATCACCCTGACGTACCGCGAGCCGAGTCCACCGCCGTCCGAACTCTCGCTCATTTTCTCCGGAGGTCTCTCGCTCGTATTGCTCATCCTCGTGCCCGTGATCCTCGCCATGGTAGCGATTACGGCGCTGTTGATCCGGCAGTCATCCGGGCCAGCACCGCCGCGGCCGCAGGCCCCCGCGATCCCGACGTGTGTCTATTGCGGCGCCATGAATCCTCTGGACCATCGGTTCTGCATGAACTGCGGGCGCGAGTTGCCGCTCGTCGGCCCAATGACGTGGCACTAG
- a CDS encoding MTAP family purine nucleoside phosphorylase translates to MAPSRVGIIGGSALGDAFALEEEQAKFLVTPHGAPSDPPRIGKHGALTVAFLPRHGHDHRIPPHKLNHRANLWAFKELGVTRILATSSTGSLKETIRPGTFVVPDDFVSYWDIPTYYDERVVHAMPSLDEGLRNALVAGARDAKATVRARGVYVQTTGPRLETRAEIAHFKSIGDVVGMTIASEATLASELGIPYAALCTVDNFANGIVDEPLTFERIRETQRANADLTKSIVVNALGHLG, encoded by the coding sequence ATGGCGCCTTCTCGCGTGGGGATCATCGGTGGGTCGGCGTTGGGGGATGCGTTCGCGCTCGAGGAGGAGCAGGCGAAGTTCCTCGTCACGCCGCACGGCGCGCCCAGCGATCCGCCGCGCATCGGCAAGCACGGTGCGCTGACCGTCGCGTTCCTGCCTCGCCACGGCCATGATCATCGAATCCCGCCGCACAAGCTGAACCACCGCGCGAACCTCTGGGCGTTCAAGGAACTCGGCGTCACGCGGATCCTCGCGACCTCCTCGACCGGCTCCCTGAAGGAGACGATCCGCCCGGGGACGTTCGTCGTGCCCGACGACTTCGTCTCCTATTGGGACATCCCGACGTATTACGACGAGCGGGTCGTGCACGCGATGCCGTCCCTCGACGAGGGCCTGCGGAATGCGCTCGTGGCGGGCGCGAGGGACGCCAAGGCGACGGTCCGTGCGCGGGGCGTGTACGTGCAGACGACGGGGCCGCGCCTCGAGACGCGCGCCGAGATCGCCCACTTCAAGTCCATCGGCGATGTCGTCGGGATGACGATCGCCTCCGAGGCCACGCTCGCGAGCGAACTCGGGATTCCCTACGCCGCCCTGTGCACGGTCGACAACTTCGCCAACGGGATCGTGGACGAGCCGCTGACGTTCGAGCGGATCCGGGAGACGCAGCGGGCGAACGCGGACCTGACGAAGTCGATCGTCGTCAACGCCCTGGGGCACCTCGGATGA
- a CDS encoding amidohydrolase: MSLLIKDVQLEGEVTQIYIEGNRIAEIGKKREADTVLDGKGRIALPGLVNLHTHAAMTLFRGFGDDMDLGTWLETKIWPAEAHLTPDDVYWGTKLACLEMIKTGTTTFNDMYFHVDQAGKAVKEMGLRAFLAEGIVDLNDPERAAKQIRAADEANRKIESLRTDRISGVLGPHAIYTVSKDSLLGIRELADKTGSLIHLHLSETKREVDDCLAETGMRPAKYLDSIGFLAKDVIAAHGCWLDAGEIEILAHTGTRVAHCPVSNMKLATGQAMPYVAMKETGVVMGLGTDGAASNNNLDMFETMKVAALLQKHAHGDPKVLPALEAFELATLSGARALGIDAGIIGVGRLADLILVDPRRAEVTPRHDDFSNWVYSAHGNIVDTTICDGQVLMRGRRVKGEAEILEKAAAVARDLVSRP; the protein is encoded by the coding sequence ATGAGCCTTCTGATCAAGGACGTCCAGCTCGAGGGCGAGGTCACCCAGATCTACATCGAGGGCAACCGAATCGCCGAGATCGGAAAGAAGCGCGAGGCGGACACGGTCCTGGACGGGAAGGGACGGATCGCCCTCCCCGGCCTCGTGAACCTGCACACGCACGCCGCCATGACGCTGTTCCGCGGCTTCGGGGACGACATGGACCTCGGGACGTGGCTCGAGACGAAGATCTGGCCCGCGGAGGCGCACCTCACGCCCGACGACGTCTACTGGGGCACGAAACTCGCCTGCCTCGAGATGATCAAGACCGGCACGACGACGTTCAACGACATGTACTTCCACGTCGACCAGGCGGGGAAGGCGGTGAAGGAGATGGGTCTCCGCGCGTTCCTCGCGGAAGGAATCGTGGACCTCAACGACCCGGAGCGGGCGGCGAAGCAGATCCGGGCCGCCGACGAGGCGAACCGCAAGATCGAGTCCCTTCGGACCGACCGCATCAGTGGGGTCCTCGGACCCCACGCCATCTACACGGTCTCGAAAGATTCGCTCCTTGGCATTCGAGAGCTCGCGGACAAGACCGGCTCCCTGATCCACCTCCACCTGTCGGAGACGAAGCGCGAGGTCGACGACTGCCTGGCGGAGACCGGGATGCGACCCGCCAAGTACCTCGACTCGATCGGCTTCCTCGCGAAGGACGTCATCGCGGCCCACGGATGCTGGCTCGACGCGGGCGAGATCGAGATCCTCGCGCACACCGGCACCAGGGTCGCCCACTGCCCCGTGTCGAACATGAAGCTCGCGACCGGCCAGGCGATGCCCTACGTCGCGATGAAAGAGACGGGCGTCGTCATGGGCCTCGGCACGGACGGCGCAGCGAGCAACAACAACCTGGACATGTTCGAGACGATGAAAGTCGCCGCGCTCCTGCAGAAGCACGCCCACGGAGACCCGAAGGTCTTGCCTGCGCTCGAGGCGTTCGAACTCGCGACACTCAGCGGCGCGCGGGCGCTCGGGATCGACGCCGGGATCATCGGCGTGGGACGGCTCGCGGACCTCATCCTCGTCGACCCGAGGCGGGCCGAGGTAACCCCCCGACACGACGACTTCAGCAACTGGGTCTATTCGGCCCATGGGAACATCGTCGACACGACGATCTGCGACGGACAGGTGCTGATGCGCGGTCGCCGGGTCAAGGGCGAGGCGGAGATCCTCGAGAAGGCGGCGGCGGTCGCGCGAGACCTCGTGTCGAGGCCGTGA
- the hpt gene encoding hypoxanthine/guanine phosphoribosyltransferase, with protein sequence MALERLRASLAECPVVKFGEYEYFVHPITDGIPLGRPEVLDEVLAELARIGDWSRCDKIVTAESMGFPLAAGLSMRVRKPYVFIRKRRYGLPGEVSLKQTTGYSRTDMFINNIRKADRVVFVDDVVSTGGTLLSIVKAIRTIGAEVVDILIVFEKTREKGRMEEEIGVRIKTLLPVEVVQGKLVERA encoded by the coding sequence ATGGCCCTGGAGCGACTGCGGGCAAGCCTCGCTGAATGCCCCGTCGTGAAGTTCGGCGAGTACGAGTATTTCGTCCATCCGATCACGGACGGCATCCCCCTGGGACGGCCGGAGGTCCTCGACGAGGTCCTGGCGGAGCTCGCGCGAATCGGAGATTGGTCGCGCTGCGACAAGATCGTCACGGCGGAGTCGATGGGCTTCCCCCTCGCGGCCGGCCTGTCCATGCGGGTCCGGAAGCCGTACGTGTTCATCCGCAAGCGGCGGTACGGACTGCCCGGGGAGGTCTCCCTCAAGCAGACGACCGGTTACTCGAGGACGGACATGTTCATCAACAACATCCGCAAGGCGGATCGCGTCGTCTTCGTCGACGACGTCGTCTCGACCGGCGGCACACTGCTCTCGATCGTGAAAGCCATCCGGACGATCGGCGCGGAAGTCGTCGACATCCTGATTGTGTTCGAGAAGACCCGCGAGAAGGGCCGCATGGAGGAAGAAATCGGCGTGCGGATCAAGACGCTCCTCCCGGTCGAGGTCGTCCAAGGGAAGCTCGTCGAGCGCGCCTAG
- a CDS encoding cation:proton antiporter, which yields MAGTEAIYEQLTILLVVATLGHFAIKRLHQPTMVGEIAVGILLGPTVVGNAALGPYRFVFDQTLVVTFAALGAIFLLFLIGLESDFRAIYTKRNSIVAAGGVVLPFVFGALTAYFMVPTSEVGTNASQFLMAIFVGATLTATSVAIAAAVLLDLGLMREPVAKTILGAAVVDDILGLAVLSLVVGASRGQVDPLSIGVLVGTAVLFLGVGLAVGLYLFSRIVVRVQAEATKLGLRHGGFIAAVAVTFLYAFVAELIGLSAVVGAFLAGAMFANTPLREDFTEGAGYLGAIFTPIFFISLGLQVDLPAAVRDPSLFLFGLVLAVVAILTKVVGCGFAARLSKMSRPESLAVGWGMTPRGEVGLIVALAALTASVISQALFSVIVVVMVLVSVVPAPVFKRALAAVDRERQRAKSAEAPSSDPP from the coding sequence ATGGCGGGGACCGAGGCCATCTATGAGCAGTTGACGATCCTCCTGGTCGTTGCGACCCTGGGCCACTTCGCGATCAAACGACTTCACCAGCCGACGATGGTGGGCGAGATTGCCGTCGGAATTCTCTTGGGGCCGACCGTCGTGGGGAACGCGGCACTCGGTCCGTACCGGTTCGTGTTCGACCAGACCCTCGTCGTGACGTTCGCGGCCCTCGGTGCGATCTTCCTCCTGTTTTTGATCGGGCTCGAGAGCGACTTCCGCGCGATCTACACGAAGAGGAACTCGATCGTGGCGGCGGGTGGCGTCGTGCTCCCGTTCGTCTTCGGGGCCCTGACCGCGTACTTCATGGTCCCGACATCCGAGGTCGGGACGAACGCGTCGCAGTTCCTGATGGCGATCTTCGTGGGCGCCACGCTGACGGCCACCAGCGTCGCAATCGCGGCCGCCGTCCTCTTGGACCTCGGTCTGATGAGGGAGCCCGTGGCCAAGACGATCCTCGGCGCGGCCGTCGTCGACGACATCCTGGGCCTCGCGGTCCTCTCACTCGTGGTTGGCGCCAGCCGCGGGCAGGTGGATCCGCTGTCGATCGGGGTCCTGGTCGGCACGGCCGTCCTCTTCCTCGGGGTCGGGTTGGCCGTGGGGCTCTACCTCTTCTCGCGGATCGTCGTCCGGGTCCAGGCGGAGGCGACGAAACTCGGCCTCAGGCACGGCGGTTTCATCGCCGCGGTCGCGGTGACGTTCCTCTACGCGTTCGTCGCGGAGCTGATCGGTCTTTCCGCCGTCGTGGGCGCGTTCTTGGCGGGGGCCATGTTTGCGAACACGCCGCTACGAGAGGACTTCACGGAAGGCGCAGGATACCTCGGCGCCATCTTCACCCCGATTTTCTTCATCTCCCTCGGCCTCCAGGTGGACCTGCCCGCCGCGGTCCGCGACCCCTCGCTCTTCCTGTTTGGCTTGGTCCTCGCGGTCGTGGCGATCCTGACGAAAGTGGTCGGATGCGGGTTCGCGGCGCGGCTCTCGAAGATGTCACGGCCCGAGTCCCTCGCGGTCGGGTGGGGGATGACGCCTCGCGGGGAGGTCGGCCTGATCGTCGCGCTCGCCGCGTTGACGGCCTCCGTGATCAGCCAAGCCCTCTTCTCGGTGATCGTGGTCGTCATGGTCCTCGTGTCCGTCGTGCCCGCCCCGGTGTTCAAGCGGGCCCTGGCCGCCGTCGACCGGGAGCGCCAGCGGGCGAAGTCCGCGGAGGCGCCATCCTCCGATCCGCCCTAG
- a CDS encoding winged helix-turn-helix domain-containing protein encodes MEENALPTDNGVEFQGASKLLSPLEASQLLTDEYSAKILLATYKRRISAQEISQRYGIPIAACYRKIRILEEVGLIQCVERILTQKGKRKNLYTSCLRNAYIFFENGKLRARFQLATGQVKDFGGDWNGLDMLKQ; translated from the coding sequence GTGGAGGAAAACGCCTTACCGACGGACAACGGCGTCGAATTTCAAGGGGCCTCGAAATTGCTGTCACCCCTCGAGGCATCCCAGCTTTTGACGGACGAATACAGCGCGAAAATCCTGCTCGCCACGTACAAGCGGAGGATCAGCGCCCAGGAAATCAGCCAGCGATACGGCATCCCGATCGCGGCGTGCTACCGCAAGATTCGGATCCTGGAAGAGGTCGGGCTGATCCAGTGCGTCGAGCGAATCCTCACGCAGAAGGGCAAGCGGAAGAACCTCTACACTTCCTGCCTTCGGAACGCATACATCTTCTTTGAGAACGGCAAGCTTCGCGCGCGGTTCCAGCTCGCGACCGGCCAAGTCAAGGATTTCGGCGGCGACTGGAACGGCCTCGACATGCTGAAGCAGTAG
- a CDS encoding ArsR family transcriptional regulator: protein MREKDVSRLLTDEYAERILVATQAISRSVQEISDKYDIPIAACYRKIHELEQAGFLNVAEIVTTPKGKTMKLYRSLLKSAQLVYQDGIFKVKFEFDGDRDNLGGKWIELNASLDT from the coding sequence ATGCGAGAAAAGGACGTCTCGCGCTTGCTCACGGACGAGTACGCAGAGCGCATTCTCGTCGCAACGCAAGCTATCTCGCGGTCCGTTCAAGAGATCAGCGACAAGTACGATATCCCGATCGCAGCCTGCTACCGCAAGATTCACGAGCTCGAACAGGCGGGCTTCCTGAATGTCGCGGAGATCGTCACGACCCCGAAGGGGAAGACGATGAAGCTGTACCGTTCTCTCCTGAAATCCGCCCAGCTCGTGTACCAGGACGGCATTTTCAAGGTCAAGTTCGAGTTCGACGGGGACCGAGACAACCTCGGCGGGAAGTGGATCGAGTTGAACGCGTCGCTCGACACGTGA
- the gvpD gene encoding gas vesicle protein GvpD P-loop domain-containing protein yields the protein MPAAGRIPREVVAFFESPGGHSLIVKGPAGTGKTTFALQLTEETGDVASSHYLSSRVSDESLYNQFTWLHDRIRPAGLQTGAKAPRQTKVARDALNQLEGKLEEGKEGEEGDLESVGSGEVKGNFLEVTLGFDLPELEAAYDFVDARLPKRSLVLIDSIDALAEHYGIPAARLITVLQRDLVEGSKQNVLYVLESSGETRLDYLGDGVVSLVSSEYEGRRLRVLTIEKLRGQQIQQHRYLYTLNGGRLTAFEIHEQARPQKPQVWKPIKDLSKDAVSSGLESLDRLTGGLIRGRAVAFEISNAVPLDHVDFLRMAIICNFVAQGRGVAHVPPRKGTAEFARELLAPHLPSEAFDAHVRVFEAATLGSADVSRTVLHMEGTNVDSDLKWSNVEFQLPKSERPFLAFMAFDTLESVYSDKVLEQMSGVFGSIRRGKDVFVGFVTPQSASAGKLENLARVVLHIETINGSVVLYGSKPYTGLFSLSWDVSAGVPKADLRPIV from the coding sequence ATGCCCGCCGCCGGTCGCATCCCGCGAGAGGTCGTCGCGTTCTTCGAATCTCCGGGCGGCCATTCGCTCATCGTGAAGGGCCCCGCCGGGACCGGCAAGACGACCTTTGCCTTGCAGCTCACGGAGGAGACCGGGGACGTCGCGTCGTCTCACTACCTGAGTTCCCGGGTCTCGGACGAATCCTTGTACAATCAGTTCACGTGGCTTCACGACCGCATCAGGCCCGCGGGCCTCCAGACGGGTGCGAAGGCTCCGCGGCAGACGAAGGTCGCGCGCGACGCGCTGAACCAGCTCGAAGGGAAGCTCGAGGAGGGCAAGGAAGGCGAGGAAGGAGATCTGGAGTCGGTAGGCTCGGGCGAGGTCAAGGGGAACTTCCTCGAGGTCACGCTCGGCTTCGACCTCCCGGAACTCGAGGCGGCGTACGACTTCGTCGACGCGCGTCTGCCGAAGCGGTCCCTCGTCCTGATCGACTCGATCGACGCGCTCGCCGAGCACTACGGCATCCCGGCTGCCCGTCTGATCACGGTGTTGCAGCGGGACCTCGTCGAAGGCAGCAAGCAGAACGTGCTCTACGTGCTCGAGAGCAGCGGGGAGACCCGCCTCGACTACCTGGGCGATGGCGTCGTGAGTCTCGTCTCGTCGGAATACGAGGGCCGCCGCCTCCGCGTCCTCACGATTGAAAAGCTGCGAGGCCAGCAGATCCAGCAGCATCGCTACCTGTACACCCTCAACGGCGGACGCCTCACGGCTTTCGAGATCCACGAGCAGGCCCGGCCCCAGAAGCCTCAGGTCTGGAAGCCGATCAAAGACCTGTCGAAAGACGCCGTGAGCTCGGGACTCGAGTCCCTCGACCGGCTTACGGGCGGCTTGATCCGCGGTCGGGCGGTCGCCTTCGAGATCTCCAACGCCGTGCCCCTGGACCACGTGGACTTCCTCCGGATGGCGATCATCTGCAATTTCGTCGCGCAGGGCCGAGGCGTCGCCCACGTCCCGCCGCGGAAAGGGACCGCGGAGTTCGCGCGGGAGCTGCTCGCCCCTCACCTCCCGTCGGAAGCGTTCGACGCGCACGTGCGGGTGTTCGAGGCGGCGACCCTGGGGTCCGCAGACGTCTCGCGGACGGTCCTCCACATGGAGGGGACGAACGTGGACTCCGATCTGAAGTGGTCGAACGTGGAGTTCCAGCTCCCGAAATCGGAACGGCCCTTCCTCGCCTTCATGGCCTTCGACACCCTCGAGTCCGTGTACTCCGACAAGGTGCTCGAGCAGATGTCCGGCGTCTTCGGGTCGATCCGCCGGGGGAAGGATGTGTTCGTCGGGTTCGTGACGCCGCAGAGCGCGTCGGCGGGGAAGCTGGAGAACCTCGCCCGGGTCGTCCTCCACATCGAGACGATCAACGGCTCCGTCGTCTTGTACGGCTCGAAACCCTACACCGGACTGTTCAGCCTGTCCTGGGACGTGTCGGCCGGGGTCCCGAAGGCGGATCTGCGTCCGATTGTGTGA